The DNA sequence tcgcgatataatacttaatttgtgtccatttacacctcccctccgctaacaatttacactcgccacatatatatatatgatgtaaatgatgcaatacgtgcaataaaggaaaaaaaaacattaaagtgccgttccagaataacaagtgagaagtattttaaacttttatttaaaaatgtctaaagtcatagctcttctaatgtttttattcagctacttttgtgcaagaatggcatatacttctgtttaaagagcttctccgtgcagtttccgccttcttttggcagatctgttaagattggctgcagtaaaaaatgattgacagctaactctggctgataattggcttaataaaaattgattgacaacaaaagtgtagtatctgattggctgcattcgaaaatgattgacacatgctccgccctttacccacgcccaccggggctccgggctgcagcattacatatatgtatttattGGATGGGCTCCAACAATATGAGCCAAGCAGAACTCTCAGATCATTAGGAACTGGTCAGTTAGTGCCGCCTAAGGTAAAAACTAAACATGGAGAGGCGGCATTTAGCTACTACGCTGCTCAGAAATGGAACCGGTTGACAGACAGCATTAGAAGAGCCCCAACACTAGATACTTTTAAATCCAAACTGAAAACCTTCATGTTTGAGCAGGCCTTCAGCTCAGTTTAATTACCTTTACTCTGTAACGGCACTTTTATCTTCATTAATTTAGCTTCCTTTAAAtctactgttttaatcatgcttcctattttacattttattgtgtttgtttcctttttatgtttaattttaatattttatttttatcttcttatgTTTGCTCCctctttagatctgcttttagttaaactttgtctctctcctcagtaGAAACTTATTGCAGAGGTTGTGACTTCTCCCCTGGTACGTGTATACACAGGCGACGCCAGACGCAGTTGATAGGGAACTGTCAGGATCAGGGGATCTAACTTGACAAGAGTCGAGAGGTTTGGCGGTCGAACTCCACAGGGGGTATACAGATGGcaccattggtggttaccaggcaaggtaactgagtgattgggaGTTTCACCCTCGGCTGGGAGTCGAGCACCAGGTGGCCGTGCATAACTGTGGGCCGACGAGCACAGTTTGCATAAAACCAGTGAAAGTGAAGGTCAcactctgtgtgagtgtttgttgtaCGAGAGAGCTTGGgtatatctttaatttcttttaacattttctttttgtcccatctttcaaattttttttatttccagcttttaaatgtgattaatttcttttaaatctattgttttacatttttctgtgtattcttttcatttgtaaagcactttgaatgaccgttgtgtatgaaaggtgcaataaaaaaaacttgccttgccttaaGTGATAAATAAAAAGTTTTTCATCTTTTAGCTTTGTACACGACGGGATTTTTTGTTGGTAGTGTAATATTTGTCATAAACGTACTGGGTAGCGGAAATGCTGCCACCACCTTTGTTAAGCTGGATGGTCCGGCGCAGAGGCTAAatgcaatcacacacaccaacggaATATTTTCTACAAGATGACTTTATTTATTATCACACACAATTAGGCAAGGTCAGGCAATCACCATGAATGTAAAAGCAGTGGCCCAGCAGTCCCCACGGCACACCCCAACCACAGCATGCGACTTCATTATCACTGCAAAGTATCACCACAGCAAACCACTTAAATGCCACACTGTAAAATGGGCAAACACCACTTCACACTAAGAGGGTCACCAGAATGACCTCACGACTGTTTGCCATCCCTATCTTCAAATTCATAAACACTAATTAAAATCACAAACAAGATAGAGTTTTAAAATCACCACTTATTTTGCGCCGGCGAACAAGACCCTCCCACCGGGTCTAAGCTTATGCGTCATCTAATCTCTTTTCAGGCTACGTTCCACAGCAGCACGGGTAAGCCCTACACTACTCGCCCAACTACCTTTCTACAGGAGGCAATCGTTCCTCCCCTCCTGACACAGGAACAACTAAATTGGCTGCTAACTATCTTCATCGTCGGCTGCTCTAACCACAGCGAACAACTCCCTCCCACACCAATCTAAGTACCGCTCACAACTCCCTCCCACACCAATCTAAGTACCGCTCACAACTCGCCACAGTTTTCGCAACCCAAACAAGCCTATCTCCTCTAACATTACCCCTCATTTTAACTGGTTGCCCTAATCAATTTACAATCGTTTGCAGGTGCAATCTCTGCAATTAAACACGCCCCTTCAACCAATCCAACAGACCCGTCCCCGGGTCATCACTATCACATCTCATAATCCCTAGTCCATGCGGGTGACCTACGCTCATGTTGTCCCACTCTAACCTTACCTTTCCCTTCCAATAACTCCTGACCCTCCAACCCCAAGGAACATTCCACATGGGCCGGTACTTCCAGCCTCAGCTCAGACTCCTCTACAGCAGACCCAGAGCTCTCCTCTATAGGCTCCTGCCTTTCCACGAAGGCCCCAACAGGCCCTGAGCTGTGCCCTGTAGGCTTTTGTGCTAGATCCCCACTACTCTGCCGCCTCTGTGGGGCCCAGCTGTACCTCCAGCGCACACCTCCCTGATGGTTGCTCCACTTTCGCCTTAGAGGTTGCGCTAaccaaaatatggcacatttaatccTGAATGTCCGTCCTTGGTTCATGCCAAGTTGGTTCTGGGAGAGGAGAGGTTAAAGTGTAACACCATTTCGGGCCCTCCCTGTGTGGGAGAGAGTCTATACAACCCATCAGTGAGTTTCTCCAACACTCTGTAAGGGCCCTTAAAACATCGCCGAAGTTTCATGTACAAGCCCTTCCTCCTGGCTTTATTCCGAACCCACACCAACTCTCCTTCAGAGAAATACTGACATCTGGCTTTACAATCAAGCTTCTGTTGACCGGAAGCCCTAGCATGATGCTCCTTCACAGCCATCAATACAGAAGACAAAGTCTCAGCCACATTAGAAAAATCGTCATTAACCACTAAAATATACTTATTTTTATCGCCCGTCTCAAACAGGGGGCCCACAATATCCAGAGCCAACCGCTCAACAAATGCAGTTCAGTGCCCATTGTCTTTTTCGCCTTTCAAAAGAAGCTTATTATTAGGACAAAATACAAAACACAGTAAAATTCAAGACAACCTACACAGGAGTCAAGGGACTAGGGTGGCCGTGGCAAAGAGAGATAGAGGCTGTGCTGCAAAAGGGAGTCTTTATTCGCCATTACAACCATAAAGTACATCAGTGAGCAATAAGAAAAACAAAGTAAACAGAAATGTCAAAACGGCAGCAACTTTCATAGTTCTGAATTAGAAAATAGACAGAGTCGTTAGACTGCCCTCGTTAGGGttactgcacagatgggtaaatgcggaggacagatttcgattgaggtgaaaattacaattgacaaatatggcacatttacattgttttacatttacattagatTTGGAGGATAACAAACCTAAAAACCAAAAATGATTAGACTGTGTAGAGACAGGTGTTAAACAGAATTATGAGACTAGGGAGAGGGAACTTGAACTCTTTTCCTACATTCATTCAAACTAAACATGAAATTAGAATCACCAAATTGCTTTTTATACAGCATTTCCTATTGAAGCAGCTGTTAAATATAACCTGACCGCTACAACAAACCGGAACATCTATAGAGTGACCATAGGAGACCCTAACATTAAAATGAAAGCTCATTTTAGTTGCTGACTGACACTGGGTTATACTTTCACAGcactgtagcagacaatcctgtCATTGCTACATGAATACCAGATCCATTAAACAAAGAGGGCATCTCAAAAATGGACGTTCAAACACAACTGAGGTAATATAAGAAGGTGATAACCCAACTTTCTCATCAGTGTTGTATACATCTGCAGTTATTTCTTATACTACTACTAAGTTATTTCTTGCTTTTGAAGAGGCATTTGGTGCAGATGAATGCAGCTGACAGCATTGTGATTATCACATGGCCCATGGCCCATGGCAGGACATACAATCTCTCCAAAGTCCTGAATATCTGACCCTTCGTGGTCCGTCCATATGGGAAATGGTCCACTGTTCTTTGGTTTGGCCTCAAAATGTTTCTCACAGTTTCGCTTTGTGCAGTCTGGGCTACTCGTACTTGGAGTATGATTTCTTGGGTTGGCCTCAAAATGGACTGGGTGGCAGTAACCTTGGAGCTCATCACAGGCCAAGATGATGTACTTCTTCTCTGGTAAGACCTTCTTTAAAATACAGTTGTCCATGTAAACGGTGGTGAAGGTGAACCCCTGCTTGCTGATACACAGATTACTgtgaagaactgaagtaaatcagatgatgttttttaatacaatTTTAGATTGTAGACAATATTTTatctattttatttataatagaAGCAGTTGAAGTCAATCAGTACTTTggcatttttggtcagaatttccagtgttctgaaaactgctctgttttctgcactcatctattggtctgtgtagtagactggtggaaaaataaacaagatgttcaGGTTTACGCTTATGttaattgattcattcatcattcaaacttaaattaatatttttcatgttaaatattgaaatccaATTAAAATGTGataaattttgattaattaaagCTTCCAATTAATttgattgattttttttaatcgagtcccaccactaatttctGGACGAATTATTTTACACACTGACTCTTTAGGTTTTTAACCATAAACAGTTGTGTTACACAGTTTCTCATTACATTGAATGGGACTTGagtagtaaagctctttaagCAAGCAGGGACACTGATGCATGTGAATACTCCAGTTAGCCTGCTGGCCATGATGAGTGAAAACAAAGAAACTAAAAGCATTCATGACTGATGAGGAAATGTTCAAACGTCTGTGCTCAGAGTCTCCCACTAATGTTTACTGCAGATCACATGTAGTCTGTCCAGCCTGCATCAGTCTGTAttaatacagtgcagtattagtgCAATACAGAAAATGTACAGTTAGCTAGCACTGTAGCTAGAAGCATCGGACTTCCCCACACTGAGCAGTGtaatggcttctctcctgtgtgaattcgctggtgcagttgaagactactctgtctagtaaaactcttcccacactctgagcagtgatatggcttctctcctgtgtgaatgcgctggtgcactTGAAGACTTccctgttgagtaaaactcttcccacactctgagcagagaTATGGCTTCTCCCCTGtatgaatgcgctggtgtacgcTGAGATAACTGTGTTGAATAAAActtttcccacactctgagcagtgatatggcttctctcctatgtgaatgcgctggtgccggaGAAGATtaccctgtgtagtaaaactcttcccacactcagagcagtgatatggtgtctctcctgtgtgaatgtgcttgtGCAGTTTAAGattactctgtgtagtaaaactcttcccacactctgagcagtgatatggcttctctcctgtgtgaatgcgctggtgctgaTGAAGATTgctctgtctagtaaaactcttctcacactctgagcagtgatatggcttctctcctgtgtgaatgcgctggtgctgaTGAAGATTACTCTGTTTAGTAAAAcgcttcccacactctgagcagtgatatggcttctctcctgtgtgaatgcgctggtgctgaTGAAGattactctgtgtagtaaaactcttctcacactctgagcagtgatatggcttctctcctgtgtgaatgcgctggtgcacttgaagacttccctgtgtagtaaaactcttcctacactctgagcagtgatgtggcttttctcctgtgtgactgtgctggtgttcgttgagatgactctgatgagtaaaactgttcccacactctgagcagtgatatggcttctcgcctgtgtgaatgcgctggtgccgttGAAAATAACTATGTTGagaaaaactcttcccacactctgagcagtgatatggcttctctcctgtgtgaattcgCTGGTGCTGATGAAGATgactctgtctagtaaaactcttctcacactctgagcagtgatatggcttctctcctgtgtgaatgcgctggtgcaatTGAAGACTTccctgttgagtaaaactcttcccacactctgagcagagatatggcttctctcctgtgtgaatgtgctggtgcagttgaagactactttgttgagtaaaactcttcccacacactgagcagtgatatggcttctctcctgtgtgaatgcgctggtgtacgttgagatgactctgttgaataaaactcttcccacactctgagcagtgatatggcttttctcctgtgtgaatgcgctggtgcagttgaagattaccctgtgtagtaaaactcttcccacactcagagcagtgatatggcttctctcctctGTGAATGCGCTTGTGCAATCGAAGattactctgtgtagtaaaactctttccacactctaagcagttgtagcttttctcattttccatgtttactgatttccgcagtctgacatactcctcacagataaatgtgtttatgtaggtaaAGTTTACGTGTTTAGAAAAGTGGACAGTATTAATTCCTAGAGGAAAAAGACAATGCAAATTCATGAaacaatgaagatgaaacaatcATGACAAAGAACAGTTTGGGATCTACATAATGCTAAAGACATTAATTCTAAAGACATTGATGCTAAAGACCATCAGGAGACAGTGCAAGGCTTCAttacttcactaaaatgaaaatgtttgtCTATGTTGTGATACGTGTCAGTGCCACTCTATGTGCCAGTCTAtatgaacttttattttgtagggtTCATCAATTTTATTTTCCAAGTTGTTATTAGTCTCTCTCATGGTGCTGCAGAGCTGCTTTGGTCTGTTGAAGCTCCTtatgagttccagcagtgtgatttgaCCTTTTAAATTATTGTGCATCAGACGATTACTCAATGTGCAATGTTTCTAGGTAGATTGAAGGTAAAAATGATGTTGGCCTCTTTAGAAAGCACTCCTGCTAAAAGTGTGCAAAAAGTCACATGATCCACAAAGGACATTTTTTGTATGTACGTATTTGTACATGTAGTGTGTTGCATTAAAAAGTTGCTGTGCATTTGCTTGAAAGCCACATATGAATTTACAACTATtgcattttgtatttgtaagtcGTGGTTTTCATTTGAAAATCTCGTTATGTTTGCTTGCAAATAGTATATTTGCggaaaatgttgtttttttacaATGTTTTGGCAGCATTATACTCCATAGCAGAGTTACTGTCCTGTTCAGAAGGGACtctaacccagcctgtgtgtataatgagattgggagccTGTTCAaagacccaaaaacaaacaaggctGCATTATGTATGCAAATCCAAAAGGTATAATTGGGCCTACAGGCTACCTTTTGGCTATGTGTGTGCTTTAAACTGAActgttgtttatttatctgaATTATACTGAGAAATTCATCAGTCGCAGGTTTAAAAtataactcacctcttcagaagATCTTAAATGTCTCGCTGTTAAGACAACATCTTCAACATTTCTGTTGGACTGAAAATGAttagaataaaataattttaaatttcCACACTTCACAATTGACATTAAAAGTAAAACATGCACACGTGGTGTAGATCTAACACATCTACTTTATTCAAACTGTTCCTCAACATAGATCTCCGTGCCATTTCCTATTAAATGTCATTTTTACAGCATACCTGTAAAAGCTGTAAAAGTTGTTCAAGATCTACAGTATAGGCGAgatctactgccatcttctggtgaaatacaAAATAGCCTTTTTTTGTACAAGGGCATTTTATATTGTGCTGGCACGCTGCATATTGTCCCCTGGTACGAATTTTGGACATGCCTGCACTAAAGCATAGCTTCCTATAAACACGAACATAACGTTTTAGTAAAATGAATATTTGATCTCATATTGGCTGTCACTGATCAATAACAATGTATAAACAACTGGAGAAGATGACAGATGGGTTGAAAACTCAAATGCCGATTCCACATATCACTACGACCTTTACCAAGACTACATGTACTCAGGGTGACAACATTAACATGCAAGCTTTAAATAATACATGTTATTtccgtcatttatttatttttgctctgaAACATAGATAAATGGTAAGAATACTgatttgaaaaagataaaggaTCTTGCAGGGTGACTTTTTACAAGACTAGATTCCTTTAGAGATCATTTTCTATCGTGCGATGGATACAAAAAGAGGAACCGAATAACAATGGGAAAATAATCTGAAATCAAGGGCgtaaattacatttcaatgtgggggtggggagaaaatacacagtaaacattttctaaagTAGTTCCTGAGGGGGCGTCAAAGCTTCTCCCAAATGTTATTGTGCTTAGGAAAAGTACATccatatatatctatctatatgatTTCACCTAAACGTAAAAATATTTCAATGaataaccaaactaaatcaaatgtaaCATTACAATACATCCACTATAACAGCATAAAATCAACGAAATCGCACATTAAAGCCACTGTAATAAAGCACTGCGGTTACACAATCTGCACTTCGCAAAAGCTCGGTCGTGCGATCTAAAGGGCAATCATGGTCGTTGCTAGGGCAACCATGGTTGTTAACACCTCTGTGAGTGTTCAAGGAGATGGTAGACCCAACTTATTTTGGGGAGGGGGGCTTCCAAACATTACTTTTATATGTAAtggttgtgacgggcaggtgtgagcaactaaaaaggaagcgatcacgccaagtctcagggaaagaggatggtttaatagaaagtgtgcaaaccaaaaacccatgcatggttccagattaaggaaataataaccagcagtcaactggtacaaagacaagacatatatagacgaacaaacgaccctcaggtgagacggatcacgggtcccacccacctgagggacgaacatcacgtgaccaaaaacaggaccgctgccgctgtaaccgggggcgaccggtagggggcccccccacaacgtgacaatggTAAGTAGCTCTTAATatgtttataaatatattatatatgtacatGTATATAATCCTATTTATTTCCTTTGTAGAATTTCCTTATATTTGATGCATTACATTTAGTTACTAATAGACTAAAGATAAATAACGTTAATCTCAAATTACAGTATGTTACATTAATGTTTGGTTTGGTCCATGTGTAAGCTATTCAGGGTCACCAAAGGTTAAACCATTATTGCATTGATTCGAAGCATCATGTTGTCTTGTCAAAATTAGTTTGCTCCATTTTAATATAATATGCATACAGAACACTTCAAAACAAGTATTATGGATCCAAAAAGGAAGGAAAGGTGAGTTATGTATGGTAGAAAATCTGTCTCACTagattttgaatttgaataTGAAGCACAGAATTTTTTGCCCTTGAATTTGAAGCACTGAAtttttttgcactgaaattatgCATCCATAATCCAGTATCCATTCGCCATCATCAGCTGATTAGCATTCTGGATCCCCACACGTGGCTAAGCAGTGATGAAATGGATTTAGCTTGCTTCTACATGGTGCAgcagtactgtgatactgatggTTTTCAGTCATGTCTGCTTTTTTCAGCACTTTGTCGTGGAGGGATTGTTGGGAAGACAGAAAAGCCATTTGTACAAGTACTGAACATTAATGACAATCACTAGATTACAGCAAGCAACATTTTCTGTGGGCCAAACGAGGTGTGCATTTATGACAGTTTGAATGCATCAATTAATAAGACCACCTATCAAATGCTGTCTTGGATGCTTTGTCCAGAAGCACCCTATTTCCTCCTCAGGAGACCTGCTGTGCAAATTCAGCAGTCAGGTAGCAACTGGCCATTTGCAACTGAAGTATTTGCACTGGCCTTTGCAATAGTTTTATGTGAAGGAGTCAGACCAGACGAGTGCCATTTTGAGGAGAAAAAACTAAGGCAAAGACTCTACAGAGCAATGATAGAGAAAAGAGTTCCTGTCTTTCCCTTCATAAAAACACAGCCAAAACCTGAGGGAGAAACAGACAAAGTGGAAGTTTACGGTGTCTGCAGAACCTCCCATAATAAAGAGGTGATGGTCCAGTGCAGCAGATGTACCTCCTGGTACCACCCAAACTGTGTGCCTGTGCAGTGCCTTAGACACCACAACAGAAGAATGGCATTGTCAAATCTGCACAGATTAAACAAGTGGTAGCAGAAGACCAAGAAGATGACGACATGTGTATGGCAGGAAATGTTCTGAAGTTTAAATATGCGCATTTAATTGTGTATatgatggttgtggtggaagcggTGATAGTAGTGAGGAAGATTGATCAGAATTAATAAATCGATATGTATAAAAAGTAATATATATTGTCCATCTCATTATTTCAAAATGTtacagtaaaaacactggcAATCAAAGGAATAATACCCTAGAAAGTGTAGAGTAATTTGAAAacaatttgatttgtgtgttttaCACAGCCCCAAATAGTGAACATAAGCAACCGAATTGTCATAACATGATTTTGCCAGCCTCTTATcccaaaatgctacagtaaaaacacGTGCAAATCAAAGGAATGATACATTAAGTGTACTTCAAGAATATAGTGGAGTAATGTGAtaatttgatttgtgtattttacaCAGCCCCAAATAGTTAACATAAGCAACAGAATCGTCATGTATCAGGATTTTGCCAACTTATTTCAGTTTGGTATCATAAGACTTAAAATTCCCACCCATAGCTGAAGAACAAAATATGGGCACATTTAGTTATTTAGATAAGTCCAGAACATCAATTTATAACCCCCATACTCAAacagcggcccgcgggccatctatttctggcccgcgagctgttttgaaaagtgttttttttttattatatatatttttttcaatcgcgctatccgctcttattttgaaatcgcgcaccgcgatctcaagacgatgctggggattgcctctatggcaacaataaacagatagcagacgcccaaatgcgttcgccaccccccgtcaacaatttacgttcgccacaaccCCGTAAGTGGCCCCTTCAGTggttgaaaaaataaaaatgtggcccgtcatcatttctatttgagtacccctgatttaTAACATTTCAGTCTCTCTGCGTCGTTTCCCAAAGCGCTACCGTAATACCGCGTGTATGCGCGTAAGTGAGCTTTCAATGTAGATAGCGCGACGGAGCTTTTGCGAAGTGCAGATGGCGTGTACTCAGTAATAAAACCGTACAATATAACCAGCATATAAGCTTGTATCTTTGTAACaggaaccactgagctactaaaCAAAAGAACCAAATAGAATTATATTCGCAAATAAGTAGCTACGTTATCTGGCTGAGTTAGTTAGCGGTAGaacatccattataaaaacagTTTAACACATTGAATTTTTCACCAACTTAGCCAAGACA is a window from the Brachyhypopomus gauderio isolate BG-103 chromosome 13, BGAUD_0.2, whole genome shotgun sequence genome containing:
- the LOC143473721 gene encoding uncharacterized protein LOC143473721 isoform X2, which encodes MENEKSYNCLECGKSFTTQSNLRLHKRIHRGEKPYHCSECGKSFTTQGNLQLHQRIHTGEKPYHCSECGKSFIQQSHLNVHQRIHTGEKPYHCSVCGKSFTQQSSLQLHQHIHTGEKPYLCSECGKSFTQQGSLQLHQRIHTGEKPYHCSECEKSFTRQSHLHQHQRIHTGEKPYHCSECGKSFSQHSYFQRHQRIHTGEKPYHCSECGNSFTHQSHLNEHQHSHTGEKPHHCSECRKSFTTQGSLQVHQRIHTGEKPYHCSECEKSFTTQSNLHQHQRIHTGEKPYHCSECGKRFTKQSNLHQHQRIHTGEKPYHCSECEKSFTRQSNLHQHQRIHTGEKPYHCSECGKSFTTQSNLKLHKHIHTGETPYHCSECGKSFTTQGNLLRHQRIHIGEKPYHCSECGKSFIQHSYLSVHQRIHTGEKPYLCSECGKSFTQQGSLQVHQRIHTGEKPYHCSECGKSFTRQSSLQLHQRIHTGEKPLHCSVWGSPMLLATVLANCTFSVLH
- the LOC143473721 gene encoding uncharacterized protein LOC143473721 isoform X1, with product MNLHCLFPLGINTVHFSKHVNFTYINTFICEEYVRLRKSVNMENEKSYNCLECGKSFTTQSNLRLHKRIHRGEKPYHCSECGKSFTTQGNLQLHQRIHTGEKPYHCSECGKSFIQQSHLNVHQRIHTGEKPYHCSVCGKSFTQQSSLQLHQHIHTGEKPYLCSECGKSFTQQGSLQLHQRIHTGEKPYHCSECEKSFTRQSHLHQHQRIHTGEKPYHCSECGKSFSQHSYFQRHQRIHTGEKPYHCSECGNSFTHQSHLNEHQHSHTGEKPHHCSECRKSFTTQGSLQVHQRIHTGEKPYHCSECEKSFTTQSNLHQHQRIHTGEKPYHCSECGKRFTKQSNLHQHQRIHTGEKPYHCSECEKSFTRQSNLHQHQRIHTGEKPYHCSECGKSFTTQSNLKLHKHIHTGETPYHCSECGKSFTTQGNLLRHQRIHIGEKPYHCSECGKSFIQHSYLSVHQRIHTGEKPYLCSECGKSFTQQGSLQVHQRIHTGEKPYHCSECGKSFTRQSSLQLHQRIHTGEKPLHCSVWGSPMLLATVLANCTFSVLH